The following nucleotide sequence is from Dehalococcoidia bacterium.
GTATCCACTTGAAGACATGCGGCCCGGCGACCTCTACTGGTACAACGACCCGCACAGGTCGAAGGGTGCAATACAGCATACGGGCGACATGTGCTTCACGTCACCCGTCTTCCATGATGACCGTCCCGTCGGCTTTGCGGTCAGCTACGGTCACTTCTGGGACATCGGTGGGAGTGTCGCAGGCAGCCTCTCACCTCACGCCTCCGAGATCTTCCACGAGGGGATGCTGGTCCCTCCGATCAGGATAATGCGCAAAGGTGAGATCAACCGAGAGGCCTACGCGGTCATCCTGAATAACAGCAGGTTCCCAGAGATGCTTGAAGGCGACACCCGCGCGCTGATGGCAGCATGCCGGCTCGCTGAGGATCGCGTAGCGGAACTGATGGACCGCTACAACCAGGAGGTTATATTGGAGGCGTTCGATGAGATCGTGCAGCGCAGCATCGACGCTTACAGAGACTTCGCCCGCGAAGTAATTCCTGAGGGAGAGCACCACTTCTTCGATTACGTGGACCGCGATCCGGTGGACGATGATCCAAGGCTTGTCGACGTCAAGCTGCTTAACCAGGAGGGCCGACTTGTAGCCGACCTGACTGGCAGTGGTCCACAGGCAAGAGGCCCAGTCAACTTCATCACGAGTCCGGGTGCGTTCAACCTCATACTTGCGCGACATCTCAGCTACATGAATCCAGGCCTTCCACTCAACGAGGGTGCCGTGGCCTTTCTGGACGAGGTGCGAACCGAGCCCGGGACGATAACCTACCCGAGTTTTCCGGCCCCTGTCGGGCTCAGGAGTCACACGGTCATTCGACTCATGGACATTATGGGTGGCGTACTTGCTCAGGCTAACGAAGGGCAGGGCCCCGCTGCCTCGCCGATCTACGTCATATACAATCTCCGCACTGTTAATGACGACGGACAGTATCTCTACTTCAGTGAAGGCATCGGCTCCGGTCAAGGAGCGCGTCCGACAGGGGATGGCCTAAACGTCATCTACTTCCGGGACCAACGCAACTACCCGCTAGAGTTTGAAGAAGGCGAGTTCCCTCTCCGCGTCGAGCAGTACGCGATCAGGCCAGACTCCGGAGGGCCTGGCCTCTATCGCGGAGGGTTTGGCGTTATTCGAGACGTCCGCGTGCTTGTCGACTGTACTATGAGCACGCGTATGGACAACGTGAGGTTCCCCTGCTTTGGACTCAATGGCGGGCGTGCTGGACAGCCCGGCCGATTCGTCCTGAATCCCGGCACACCTGATGAGCGAGAGGTCTCGCCTGCAGGTGAGGGAATCCAGGTAAGGGCAGGCGACCTTCTGAGGGCTGAGACCGGTGGCGGTGGCGGTTGGGGACACCCCTTCGATCGCGACCCACGAGTTGTCGCGAACGACGTTCTTGGAGGCTTCGTAACGAGAGCAGCCGCCGAATCGAGCTACGGAGTAGTCCTGACTACCAGTATGGAACTCGACAGGGAACAAACCGAGGCGCTCAGGTCACGGAATCGGCCAGATATTGAGGACGTTGATAGGGGACACCACGCCGCCGAGTGGCTGGCCCGTATGGGAACAGCTTAAGGCTCCATAGTTTGAAGGGACTCCATGGGTGCTCTCCGATCTTTGTCCCTTACAAAAGCGCACCTGAGTTTGACACCAACGTCTTCGATTCTTACCATGGAATTGGTGTGACAAGTAGTCGGTTGCCTTATTCAATCACTGGTGGTCAAAGCTGCAGATGCAAGCTCAAACTACCATCCTTCCAGAAACTTCGGCGATCAAGTACGAGGTGCGCGAGTTCCGCGATGTTTCGTACAGAACCTATCGCGCCGAGTTAAGACTGCTTAGGCTCCAACTTCTCCTACTCCAGGAGTGGGCCGCCGAGCAGGGCCAACGAATTGCGATTGTTCTTGAGGGTCGTGACGCTGCCGGCAAGGGTTCAACTGCATCGGGAATTACCCACTACCTCAATCCGAAGTTCGTCACCGTTGTCGAGCAGGGTATACCGAGCGCTAAGCAGATGAGAAATTGGCTCGGGACGCACTACAGGCAGTTGCCAACCCCCGGTCAAATGACCATTTTTGACAGGTCCTGGTACTCTCGCGCGCTCATTCAGCCAGTCATGGGTTACTGCACTATGAGACAGTACAACTACTTTATGAATCGTGTAAACGATTGGGAGAGAGACGTCATCGACGAGGGCATTCATCTTCTTAAGATATATCTCTCTGTCTCCAGGGAAGCCCAGGACATGCGTTTCAGGCTGCGGGAGAACAGCGAACTCCAGTACTGGAAGTACTCGTCAACCGACCGCATGGCTGCTGAGCGTTGGCACATGATCACTTACTTCAAAGAGCGAATGTTTGCCGTCACCTCGACAGACTATGCCCCCTGGATAGTCATCGAGTCGGATAACAAACACCAGGCCAGACTTAACGTCTTTCACTACATACTTAGCCAGTTTGAATATGACGGCAAGAATCTCAGTCTCGAATCGATTCAACCCCAGGCCAATGGACACTACTTCACCGACATGATCGTGGACGGAGTCCTGTTCAAAGACATGGACCCTGATCAGGTGGAAGTCCTAGAACGGATACTGATGCATGAGTAATGGCGACATCCCGCAGATGGCCGCCGCCGGAGGGCTTGTCCTCTGCGGTGGCCACGCACTTTTAATCAGGAAGCACGGGCTGTGGGACATCCCCAAGGGCAAGGTCAAGAAGGAGGAACCTCACGAGCGCTGTGCGCGCAGGGAGATCTCCGAAGAGACCGGCATCCGTCGAAAGCGACTTAAGGTCCGGCAGTTCTTCTGTCGGACAAGTTACATCTCCTACTACTCTGGCAAGCCGTTTAATAAAACTGTCACCTGGTTCCTGTTGGACTACGATGGAAGCACCGCAGATTCCCTGGAGCCTGACCTTTCCGAAGACATAGACCTTTGCGAGTGGATACCCGTCGACGAGCTGGTCGAGAAACTTGATGCTGGTCGGCCTTACCTCCGGGCGGTCAGGAGGACAGTCGCCGAGTCGCTCCACCTGCTGAAGCAGGCACCAATGGATGAAAGGGTAGGCTTCGCCGCATCATGAAGATTACCAGTGTTCGAGCTATCCCCATGTCCGATCCGGTTCCAGAGGAGCGTCAGCATCGGACCGATCTCGGGACTAAGGTCAAGAGCGACGCCGTACTGATACTAGTTGATACGGACGACGGTCTAACCGGCATGGGCGCTTCTCTGGGGAGCCCCGAGACTGTCTCAGCCATAGTCGAGTACGATCTTGCTCCTGCGCTGCTTGGCGAAGACCCCATGTACTCGGAACTACTGTGGGAGAAGATGTACAACGGATCCCGGTGGAAGCCTGCGCTGGAGAGAGGCCACTCTCAGCCTTCGGAGGCGCGTCGAGGTGTCACCCTCGAAGCCATAGCAGGTGTAGATATCGCGATCTGGGACGTGAAAGCACAATCCCTCGGCGTGCCCGTCTATCATGCCCTGGGAGCCGCTCGTGACACCGTCCGCGGCTACGGCTCTGGTGGATGGGCCCCTGGAGACGAGGCCGAGCAGGAGATGGCCGGCTACGCCTCAAAGGGCTTTACCGCCGTCAAGATGCGCGTCGTCGGACGCGATTGCTTCTCAATTGAAAACACAGTTCGCAGGGTGGCTGCGGCACGCAGAGGCATCGGTAAGGATGTCGAACTAATGGTGGACGCGCACGGCTCGCTGGACGTATCCACCGCGATCAGGCTGGCCCGAGAGCTTGAGCCATACGACATTTCATGGTTCGAGGAGCCTATTTCACCGGACGACCATCCCGGACTGGCTGAAGTACGCCGTTCGACGGTGATACCGATTGCCACGGGGGAGCGCGAATTCACGAGGTTTGATTTCGAGGACCTCTTCAACCATCGCGCACTGGATATCGCCCAACCGGACGTGGCGAGAGCGGGTGGCTTGACCGAGATTAGACGCATCGGAGCAATGGCATCCGCCAAGGGAATCAGGCTGGCTCCACATGCCTGGGGCTCCGGCGTGCTGTTCGCGGCCAGTATGCACGTCGCGATGTCGGCGCCGAACTGCCACATCCTCGAGGTCAGCCAGGGCTACATGCCGATGATGAACGATCTCTTCAATGAGCCATACGACATCAGGGATGGCACGGTACACGCGCCGCAAGCACCCGGTCTGGGATTCACGCTCAGTGACGATGCATTGGAACGCTTTGAGTACGTCCCAGGTCCCGAGTTCGTCTTCTAGGCGTATTCTGAGTCACCTCGCGCCACTGCGCTTGAACACCTGGCTTTCATCATGCGCAATTGCGCGCGTGAGACATCCAGATTGAGGCGATTCCAACTACCACCTGTTCACGTTTTTCTCATCATGGCTATCATCGCCGAGGTGGCGACCATGACATTCTCCACGATGTCGGCCGTGTACCGGATCACCGAGGCTGGACTTAACCCACTTCAGCTCATCCTGGTCGGCACAGTGCTGGAATTGACCGTCCTTCTTGCTGATGTACCTACAGGAGTTCTAGCGGACGTCTATAGCCGGCGTCTGTCGATGATCGTTGGGTATGTCCTGATCGGCGTCGGCTACATCCTGGAAGGGTCGCTACCGATCTTCGCGTCGATCCTTGTGGCACAGGTAGTGTGGGGATTTGGATTTACGTTCGTCAGCGGCGCGTTCCAGGCTTGGCTGTCTGACGAACTCAAGGACGACTCGAAGACCGCCGCCGTTTTCGTCAAGGCTACCAAGTACGAGTCCTTTGGTGCCCTGGCGGGCATAGGCCTGAGCGCTGCTCTGGCGACTGTCTACGTGGGCTTTTCCCTCATAGCCGGAGGCGTGATCTTTATCGGACTTGGGTTGTTCGTCGCAGCTTCTATGACAGAGACTGGATTCACTCCCAGTTCGAACAGGGAACGACGTACCTGGGATTCGATGACGAATGTACTGAAGACCGGACTCCGTGCCGTATCCATGAGCCGTGTGCTGATGGCCCTGGTTGCTATTGAGATCTTCTTCGGAATGTCCAGTGAACCGTTCGACCGGCTGTGGGCAAAGCACACCCTGGAAATGTTCGACTTCCCAGCTATATTTGGCCTTGATCCGATAGTATGGTTTGGAGTAATACAGGCCGTCGCCGCGATCGCCGCGATCGTAGGTATTTCTGTCATGGAACGCCTCGTCCCGGTCGATCGTCCATGGGCTCCCCGTCTGGCCCTGTCTCTATTCAATGTGACCATGATTGGCGCCACGCTCACTTTCGCCCTTACTGGCACGTTCGGCATAGCTATCACCATGGTGGTGGTAGTCTACGTCCTGCACCGCGTAACCTGGCCCTTCGCAGCCGCATGGATCAATAGGAACTGTGAGTCGGAGTATCGAGCAACAGTGTTCTCGCTGCACGAGCAGGCCAACTCTTTTGGGCAGGTATTCTTCGGCCCCGGCATGGGACTGCTCGCCACTCTACGTGGACTGCGAGCAGCGTTGGTTGGTGTGTCGATTCTGCTGATTCCCCCCCAGCTGCTCTACCTTGTCAGAGAGCCTTCGGCAGGTGGCGAGCAGTAGCTCAAGAATTGGCCGTTGAATAGGTCTTTTTTGAGAACTGCAACAAGCCTTTTGAGGCTACACTCACTACATCCAACCGGATCAGGTCACACTTGCCTATCACCCTTATCTGAGGTAGAGTAACCCTTGAATTGAGGCGTCGTTTCAATGCCGATTCCTACTAGAGAACCGTCGCGCAGAACACTGTGACGCCCCTTGCCCACATTTAGGCTGTATCGCGGCCCAAGCACTCGACACACAGGAGGCCAGACGTGACCACACAGGCAGTGCTCGGCGAAAGCATCAAGCGTCGCGAAGACCCAAGACTGATCACTGGAAGAGGAACGTATGTTGACGATGTCCGTCTTGTCGGCATGGTCAACATGGTCCTTGTTCGCAGCCCACATGCCCATGCCAACATCAGGAGCGTCGACACTTCGGCGGCCGAGTCGGCTGATGGCGTAGTTGCTGTATTCACAGGAGCCCAGCTTCAAGAGGAGCTCGGTTCTCTGATTTGCGGCTGGGTAGTTCCGGACACCAACGAGACTCCCCATCCACCACTTGCATTCGACAAGGTGCGCTGTGTAGGCGACGCTGTAGCTGCCGTTGCGGCCACCAGCCCACAGGCAGCAACAGACGCGGCCGCGCTTGTGCAGGTCGACTACGAAGTTCTGGACGCCGTAGTAGACATGGAAGCCGCGGTACAGGACGGCGCTGCACAGGTGCACGAAGATGCTGCAAACAACATCGCCTTCGAGTGGGAAGTTGGCGGCGGTGACTTCGATGCAGCGGCGTCTTCAGCCGGAGTTCGTGTTACAGAGCGCATAATCAACCAGAGGCTTATACCAAACCCGATGGAGCCTCGGGGTGTCGTTGCCGACTACAACCCCGGCACTAACCAACTCACTGTGTGGACATCGACACAGATCCCACACCTCGTGCGGCTGTTACTTGCCCTGGTCACAGGTCACCCCGAACACCAGATTCGGGTGATCGCCCCTGACGTGGGTGGGGGCTTTGGCTGCAAACTGTACCTGTATGCCGAAGAGGTAATCGCCTCCATACTCGCCAGGAGGCTGGGACGTCCGGTCAAGTGGATCGAGGGCAGACAGGAGAACTACCTGGCTACGACCCACGGACGGGACCACGTTGGAGAGGTCGAGATCATAGGCGACTCTGATGGGAACATCACAGGCCTTCGTACCGAGCTTTACGCCAACATGGGCGCTTATCTCTCGACATTCGCCCCGGCGATTCCCACGTACCTGTTCGGACTGATGCTCGTCGGGCCCTACAGCATCGATAATATCCAGTGCAAAGTAACAGGTGTGTATACGACCACTACACCCGTCGACGCCTACCGAGGCGCCGGACGCCCGGAGGCAACTTACCTGGTCGAGCGCATGGTCGACCGCTATGCGGCGGAAACTGGCATGGATCCGGTAGAAGTCAGGCGCAAGAACCTGATTCCTCCGTTCGAAGATGGGCACGAGGTTGCCACGACCGTCGTCTACGATAGCGGAAACTACGAGGCTGGTCTTGACCGCGCGTTGGAACTGGTCGGATACGACGACTTCCGTGCAGAGCAGGCAGCAGCCAGAGACGCAGGCCGTTATCTCGGAATTGGCCTTTCAACCTATGTGGAGATATGCGGCATGGCCCCGTCCGCAGTGGCCTACACGCTCGGCGCCCGCGCTGGCGTGTGGGAGAGCGCACTGGTCCGTGTCCATCCCACCGGCAAGGTCACGGTGTTCACCGGTTCGTCAGGACACGGCCAGGGCCACGACACCACCTTCGCGCAGCTTGCGGCCGCGGAGCTGGGCGTCGAAGTGGAAGACGTGGAGGTCATACACGGCGACACGGACAAGGTACAGATGGGAACCGGCACGTTCGGTTCCCGCAGTGCGGTCTGCGGTGGCAACGCCATCCACATGAGCATTGAGAAGATCCAGGACAAGGCCAAGCGTATAGCTGCCAACCTGCTCGAGGCTTCCCCAGAGGACATCGTCGCTGAGAACGGCCAGTACTTCGTGCAGGGTGCGCCCGCTGAGGCAAAGACCTTCCAGGAGGTCGCGCTCGCAGCCTACTGGTATGAGAGCCTGCCCGAAGGGACCGAGCCAGGACTCGAGGCAGTCAGTATCTTCGACCCGCAGAACTTCACCTGGCCCTTCGGCACGCACATCGCGGTTGTCGAGGTCGATGGCGACACCGGCGAGGTCGAGCTCCAGAAGTACGTTGCCCTCGACGACGTCGGCAACGTCATCAACCCCATGATCGTAGAGGGCATGGTGCACGGTGGAGTGGTGCAGGGCGTAGGTCAGGCGCTGACCGAAGAGGCGGTGTATGACGAGTCCGGCCAGCTCATTACTGGCAGCATGATGGACTACGCTATCCCGACTGCCAATTCTGTTCCATCTATCATCACGGATCGCACGACAACCCCGTCGCCGACGAACCCGCTCGGCGTGAAGGGTGCGGGCGAGACCGGCACCATCGCCGCGTCACCTGCAGTGATGAACGCCGTGATCGACGCGCTGTCTCCTTTTGGAGTAACTCACATGAACATGCCCGCCAAGCCGGAGAAGGTCTGGCGAGCCATGCAGGGATAGACCAGATATCGACAGGCATATAGTAAGTTCTGAGACCGCCCCGACCTTAGTGTCGGGGCGGTGTTCTTGAGAGGCCCAAACTGAACGAGCCAGACCCAATCAGAGACATCGTCCGCGAGTTGGAGTCGCGCGACTACATCGCCGACCCTGCCATCGCAACGTCGATCTACATGGCCCAGGCGTTGGGACGTCCGCTGCTGATAGAAGGACGCGCAGGCGTCGGCAAGACCGAGATCGCGAACGTCATGTCCCAGCTCATGGATACGCGCCTCATCCGGCTTCAGTGCTATGAGGGTCTTGACGTCACTACCGCACTCTACGAGTGGAACTACCCCAAGCAGTTACTTTGGATCAGGCTCGACGAGGGAAGCGGTCGCTCATCGGAGCAGCGGGAAGAGCAGATTTTCAGTCGTGACTTTCTGCTGGAGAGGCCTCTACTCTCCGCGCTGACACAGCCTGACAAGCCACCAGTACTTCTCATCGACGAAGTCGACCGCGCCGACGAAGAGTTCGAAGCGTTCCTCCTTGAGGTGCTATCAGAGTTCCAGGTGACGATTCCCGAGATCGGAACGATCGCAGCCAAGCACCGCCCTCTTGTGATCCTTACCTCCAATCGCACCCGCGATCTCTCTGACGCTTTGCGCCGCCGCTGCCTTTACCTCTGGATCGACTACCCGGACCTTGAAAAAGAGCTGAGAATAGTTCGCCGTAAGGTGGACGGCATCTCGGAGAAACTCGCACGCCAGGTCTGCCAGTTCGTAGAGAACGCACGCGATTCCGGTCTCGACAAAGTTCCTGGAATCTCGGAGACGTTGGACTGGGCAAAAGCAATGGTCATCCTCCACTACGATCACCTTGACCAGGATGCTGTGAGGCAAACGCTCGGCGCCCTCGTCAAAGACGCCGACGATCTGGACAGATTCCGTGAAGAGGCCATCGTGAAGATCATGGCCCTGGTCGGCGATTAACCCTTCTCTCGTACACCTCGGGTTCAGCCGGCCCTAACTGCCGCTCCACGTTGTGTTGCGCCGCCCTTCGACCTGTAATACGCTTGACCGAACCTGTCGCATCAACCAGGAGGCGCAAATGAGCATCACACTTGAAGAGGCCCAGACGATGGTTGCGGCCGCGTTGGCAAAGGCCGAGGAACTCAACATCAAGATAAATGTAGCGGTCTGCGACGCAGGCGGCCGACTTGTCGCCTTTGCCAGAATGGATGGCGCGATCTGGGCTGGCGTATATGGCAGCCAGGGCAAGGCGGTTGCATCTGTTGCCTTCGGCAGACCCAGTGGCGAGATGCAGGAGCGGGCGGGAAGTCCGATAGTGACCGGTATTCGCGCCGCAGAAGGTGACCATATGATCGCCAGCCTTGGCGGAGTCCCACTCGTCAGGGATGGCGCTGCGGTCGGCGCGGTCGGTGTTGGTGGTGGTACCGGCGAGGAAGACGAAGAGTGCGCCCAGGCAGCCGTGGACTCAGTCTCCTGATCCCTCCATTTCACCAGTACACAAAACTCGGAGTATAACCATGCCTCAGATGACTGGAAAACGCGCCTTTATGGAGATGCTCCGCGCCGAGGGTGTGAAGTACATTTTCGGAAACCCGGGCACCAGCGAGGGCGCAATCCTGGATGCTCTGGAAGACTACCCGGACATCGAGTACATCCTCACGACGCAGGAAGGCGCTGCTATGGGTATGGCGGACGCCTACGCTCGTTCGACGCAGCAGCCCGCCTTCGTGAGCCTGCACATCGAGACTGGACTCGCCAACGGGATCAGCCTCCTTCACAACGCCAAAGAGGGCGGCACTCCAATGGTGGTCACCAGTGCAAACAAGGACATCCGCAAGCTGGCAGAGGGACGGACACAGCTCGACGAAATGACCCGGCTCTTCACTAAGTGGAGCGCGGAGGTTACACATCCTGAGCAGATTCCTTCGGTTATGAGACGCGCATTCACCGAAGCCAAAACGCCCCCGACTGGCCCCGTATACATAGGCTTCTCCGCGAACGCACTCGATGACGAGGGCGAGGTTGAGATCGTTCCTTCACCGCCTGGCTACTTTAAGATGGCCCCGGACGCAGAGGCAATATCGGATGCCAGCGAACTACTCTCAGGGGCGAGTAATCCAGTCATGATAGTGGGCGATAGACTCGCCCAGTCTGGGGGGATCGAGGAAGCTGTCCGAGTCGCCGAGCTTCTCGGCGCAAGAGTTTACTCCTCTGCCTACTCCGAGATGAACTTCCCGACTGACCACCCGCAGTTCATGGGACGTTCCGCGCCGATCTCGCCTGCGGGCAGGGAGTTGTTTGCCGACGCCGACGTGGTCCTCGCCGTTGGCACCAACGTCTTCAGCGGATTCTTCCACTTCCAGGGTCGTGCCCTCAGCCAGGACACCAAGCTCATCCACATGGACCAGGCAGCAAGGGAGATCGGCAAGAGCGAACCGACAGACATAGGTATCATCTCGGACCCCAAGGTAGGGCTTGCCCACCTCGCTGATGCATTGGATTCCGATCTGACCGGTGCGCACAGGGAAGCTGCCAAAGGCAGAGCTGCCAACCTGTCAGAAGCGAAAGTAGCCCAACAGGCGGCGACTGAAGCTCGTCTCAAGGAGCGATGGGACCTGAGTCCTATGTCCACAGAGCGCATGATGCACGAGGTAGCACAGGCGCTTCCTCCTGATACCCTGATTGCGGATGATTCCGTGACTACACGTGATTCAATCCACGCAGCTATCGCCTTTGACACGCCTGGCACCGTCTTCGGAGAGAGGGGCGGAGCACTGGGCTGGGGCATGGGTGGCACACTTGGACTCAAGTTGGCGAATCCAGACAGGCCCGTCGTAGGCATCATCGGCGACGGGAGTTCGATGATGACCGTCCAGGCGCTTTGGACGGCGGCCACATACAACATCCCGGTTGTATATATCATCTGCAACAATCGGGCTTACCGCATCTTGAAGCTCAACATGAACGTTTACAAGCGTGACATCCTTGGAGAGTCCGATCCTCAGAGCCAGTACCTGGCGATGGACTTTCCGATCCCGTTCAACATCGCCGGCATCGCTGAAGGCATGGGGATACCTGGTCGAAACATTACCGATCCTGAGGAGATCGGGCCGGCTATCGAAGAGGCTCTTAAGTCGGGCGGCCCAGCCGTTTTAGACATCTCAATAGATGGCTCTGTAGCTTGACCCACAATTGACAGACGACGTATAGTACGCGGCGAATCAGGAAGCCTCCATGACACGCAAATTGACTTCCTGCTCCGTTAACCCTGACGATGGAGGATTGACCCATGGCATACGGTTCCGGAGACTTCCAGTACGAGCTGGTTGAGGGTTGGGGAGACCTCCCCGACGGCTATGAGTGGCATCAGGTTGCAGGCGTTGCAGTGGATAGCAACGACAATGTTTATGCCTTCAATCGTAGCTCCCACCAGATGATGGTGTTCGATAGCGACGGGGCGTTTCTGAACACTTGGGACCAGACATTTGAGGGCCCCCACGGTATCCATATTGGCCCGGACAACTGTGTGTACCTTGCCGACCGAGATGCCCACGTAGTCTCAAAGTACTCTCTCGATGGTGAGCTGCTCCTGCGGCTTGGAACTGGTCGGCCCTCGGAGACTGGCTACACATCGAACTCTGAACCCGTTCCCAAGGCGGCGGGGCCATTCAACCTGCCAACGAGTATCGCAGTAACAGAAGAAGGTGAGATATTCATCTCGGACGGCTACGGCAATAGCCGGGTCCACAGGTACAACTCCACGGGTTCACTGGTCCTGTCCTGGGGCCTGCCCGGTAAGGTGAATCCTGGTGACTTCCACTTGCCGCACGGGATTGGACTCGACCACGATGGCTATGTCCTCGTGTGCGATCGCGAAAACGATCGCCTGCAGGTCTTTGACCAGGAGGGCGAGTTTGAGGAGATATTCACCGGATTCCGACAGCCAACTGACGTTCACGTCGGGCCAGATGGCGAGATATACGTCCCCGAGCTTCAGGGCAGGATGACCATCATCGACAACGGGGGCAACATTCTCGCCCAGTGGGGCGGAGACCGCACCCACGAGGCCGGTCTGTTCTGGGCACCACACGGCGTTGCCGTCGACTCCCGCGGCGACATCTACATAGGTGAAGTCCTGGAAGGGCAACGCCTGCAGAAGTTCGCCCGCCTCAGGTAGTTATGGAATCTGGACTATTCGCAATTGTCGGCATAGTCATTGGCTTGCTTGTCGGCGGACTGGTGACCTGGCTGGCAGTGCGATTACGTTCAGGAGATTCCAGCACACGACTGGAGCAGGAAGCTAGAGTTGCTTCCGAACTCAGAAATGAACGGGACTCACTTCGTCTGGAGAGAGACGAGGCGCACCGGCAACTTGCTGCCGCTCAAGCTAGTCTCAACTCTGTAGCAGCTCAGAACGAGTCGAATTCGACCGCCTTAGAACACGCAAGGGTTGCCTCCCAACAAGCTGGCGAGACTGTCGCATCTCTGCAGCAGCAACTTCGTGACGCCAACCGTCGCCTGGAAGAGCAGGGCGATATCGAAAAGACACTAGTCGACCAGTTCAAGGTACTGGCGACAGAGGTTATCGACAGCAACAACGAAAAGTTTCTCACTGCCGCCGACGAGAAGGTCGGCAACCTCGTCCAACAGGCGAAGAAGGACTTCTCCCTCAGTAAGGAAGCGGTCAACGACCTCGTTAAGCCTCTCTCGGAAGAGCTAAAGAGGATAGAAACTGCCAGGACCGACTCACAGGGCAGTCTTCGACAGCATTTAGAGACCCTCGCCAGCAGCAACAAGGCACTCGAACTGGAGACCCGTAACCTGACGACGGCACTGAAGCGTCCCGAAGTTCGTGGCAGTTGGGGCGAGATTCAACTCCGGCGGGTTGCCGAGCTCGCTGGAATGACCAACTACTGCGACTACGAGGAGCAGGTAAGCATCCAGTCAGGTGAAGGGAGCACGGAACGCCCCGATATGGTTGTCCGTATGCCCAGCAACAGGACAATCGTCGTCGATGCCAAGACCCCAATGGACGCCTATCTGAGGTCAATTGAGTCTGACACTGATGAGGACCGTGAGAGCCAGCTAGCCCGGCACGCCGAACAGGTAAAGGCCAGGGCAACTTCGCTATCACGAAAGGCCTATTGGGACGCCCTGGACCGCTCACCTGAATTCGTCGTGATGTTCCTCCCGGGTGAGTTCCTGCTTCAGCCTGCGCTGGAGCGTGATCCCGAGTTGTTCGATCGCTCGATGCAGCAGAGAGTCATAATCGCGACTCCCAACACTCTGATGGCCCTGCTGAAGACTGTAGAGATGGGCTGGAAAGAGGCACAACTAGCGGAACACGCTCTTGAGGTCCAGAAAATCGGCCAGGAGCTGCATGACCGCTTGGCCGTGTATGCGGGGCACGTCTCCAGAGTCGGCAGTTCGCTGCGTTCCGCTGTCAGCAGCTACAACAGCGCAGTTGGGTCTTTTGACAGTAGAGTCGCCGTGTCGGCGCGCCGGTTCAGGGAACTTGGCGTGCCGGCCACAGACGAAATACCAGAACTCGATCAGATAGACATCGATGTTCGAGAGATCACTGCTCGCCATTTGCCTGACGCGCAACTTGCGCTATCAGATGGCGATGCCGACGAT
It contains:
- the rmuC gene encoding DNA recombination protein RmuC, which produces MESGLFAIVGIVIGLLVGGLVTWLAVRLRSGDSSTRLEQEARVASELRNERDSLRLERDEAHRQLAAAQASLNSVAAQNESNSTALEHARVASQQAGETVASLQQQLRDANRRLEEQGDIEKTLVDQFKVLATEVIDSNNEKFLTAADEKVGNLVQQAKKDFSLSKEAVNDLVKPLSEELKRIETARTDSQGSLRQHLETLASSNKALELETRNLTTALKRPEVRGSWGEIQLRRVAELAGMTNYCDYEEQVSIQSGEGSTERPDMVVRMPSNRTIVVDAKTPMDAYLRSIESDTDEDRESQLARHAEQVKARATSLSRKAYWDALDRSPEFVVMFLPGEFLLQPALERDPELFDRSMQQRVIIATPNTLMALLKTVEMGWKEAQLAEHALEVQKIGQELHDRLAVYAGHVSRVGSSLRSAVSSYNSAVGSFDSRVAVSARRFRELGVPATDEIPELDQIDIDVREITARHLPDAQLALSDGDADDQ